In Nocardioides palaemonis, a single genomic region encodes these proteins:
- a CDS encoding App1 family protein: protein MDLQRIVVAAERAWEGRPSRRNRTPKHFRIETYLAHGGPEGTVVRGRVLDNPLESEAEEDEGARAATRRTLGNFLTNELPGVPLRVTVAGTSVEVTTDREGYFLLRLPTDRAALTSPWTEGRVELVEAYRGIDPPRSATLQVRVPDASARFGLVSDVDDTVLVTGVQRVRQMLVQTFTGSALTRMPFPGVVELYQDLAAGVNPVFYVSSSPWNLHSFLVGFLKHRGLPLGPVLLRDLLGTREGREQKHERIREVLDLHPDLPFVLLGDSGEKDPQVYADIVREHPGRVLAVYIREVRLDPGDGRVEKVSDAWDHDVPFVLAADSDAVRRHARSIGLL, encoded by the coding sequence GTGGACCTCCAGCGCATCGTCGTCGCCGCCGAGCGGGCGTGGGAGGGCCGGCCCAGCCGTCGCAACCGCACGCCGAAGCACTTCCGGATCGAGACCTACCTCGCGCACGGCGGTCCCGAGGGCACGGTGGTGCGCGGCCGGGTGCTCGACAACCCGCTGGAGTCCGAGGCCGAGGAGGACGAGGGTGCGCGGGCCGCGACCCGCCGCACGCTCGGCAACTTCCTCACCAACGAGCTGCCCGGCGTCCCGCTGCGGGTCACCGTCGCGGGCACCAGCGTCGAGGTGACGACCGACCGCGAGGGCTACTTCCTCCTCCGCCTGCCCACCGACCGCGCGGCGCTCACCAGCCCGTGGACCGAGGGCCGGGTCGAGCTCGTCGAGGCGTACCGCGGCATCGACCCGCCGCGGAGCGCGACGCTGCAGGTGCGGGTGCCCGACGCGTCAGCCCGCTTCGGCCTGGTGTCCGACGTCGACGACACCGTCCTGGTGACCGGCGTGCAGCGGGTGCGGCAGATGCTCGTGCAGACCTTCACCGGCTCTGCGCTCACCCGGATGCCGTTCCCCGGCGTCGTCGAGCTCTACCAGGACCTCGCGGCCGGGGTGAACCCCGTCTTCTACGTCTCCTCGAGCCCGTGGAACCTGCACTCGTTCCTCGTCGGCTTCCTGAAGCACCGCGGCCTACCGCTCGGGCCGGTGCTGCTGCGCGACCTGCTCGGCACCCGTGAGGGCCGCGAGCAGAAGCACGAGCGGATCCGGGAGGTCCTCGACCTGCACCCGGACCTGCCGTTCGTGCTCCTCGGCGACTCCGGCGAGAAGGACCCGCAGGTCTACGCCGACATCGTCCGCGAGCACCCCGGCCGCGTCCTCGCCGTCTACATCCGCGAGGTCCGGCTCGACCCCGGCGACGGCCGGGTGGAGAAGGTCTCGGACGCCTGGGACCACGACGTGCCGTTCGTGCTGGCCGCCGACTCCGACGCCGTACGCCGGCACGCGCGGTCGATCGGGCTGCTCTAG
- a CDS encoding aldo/keto reductase — translation MARMEHRTLGRTGREVSVVGLGTWQLGADWGEVSETDARAVLEASAEAGVTFYDTADVYGDGRSEQVVGQFLADHADAGFTVATKMGRRAEQVPSSYVEAHFREWLDRSRRNLGVDTIDLVQLHCPPSEVIEDDATYDVLDRLVDEGVIAAYGVSVETCAQALSAIARPHLASVQIILNAFRTKPLDEVLPAAAAAGVGIIARVPLASGLLSGKYDLDTTFAADDHRTYNRDGSAFDVGETFSGVDYATGVEAAQEFSALVADSGLDVTPAQAAIAWIWQQPGVSTVIPGARNTDQAAANAAAGLVDALPASFLDGVRELYDRRIREQVHGRW, via the coding sequence ATGGCACGCATGGAGCACCGCACCCTGGGCAGGACCGGCCGCGAGGTCTCGGTCGTCGGACTCGGCACCTGGCAGCTCGGCGCCGACTGGGGCGAGGTCAGCGAGACCGACGCCCGCGCCGTGCTCGAGGCGTCCGCCGAGGCCGGCGTGACGTTCTACGACACCGCCGACGTCTACGGCGACGGTCGCAGCGAGCAGGTCGTCGGGCAGTTCCTCGCCGACCACGCCGACGCCGGCTTCACCGTCGCCACCAAGATGGGCCGGCGGGCCGAGCAGGTCCCGTCGAGCTACGTCGAGGCCCACTTCCGCGAGTGGCTCGACCGCTCGCGCCGCAACCTCGGCGTCGACACGATCGATCTCGTCCAGCTGCACTGCCCGCCGTCCGAGGTGATCGAGGACGACGCGACCTACGACGTGCTCGACCGTCTCGTCGACGAGGGCGTGATCGCGGCGTACGGGGTCAGCGTCGAGACCTGCGCGCAGGCGCTGAGCGCGATCGCCCGCCCGCACCTCGCCAGCGTCCAGATCATCCTCAACGCCTTCCGGACGAAGCCTCTCGACGAGGTGCTGCCGGCCGCCGCGGCCGCAGGTGTCGGGATCATCGCGCGCGTGCCGCTCGCCTCCGGCCTGCTGTCGGGGAAGTACGACCTCGACACCACCTTTGCCGCCGACGACCACCGCACGTACAACCGCGACGGCAGCGCCTTCGACGTCGGCGAGACCTTCTCCGGCGTCGACTACGCCACCGGGGTCGAGGCGGCGCAGGAGTTCTCGGCGCTGGTGGCCGACTCGGGCCTCGACGTCACGCCGGCGCAGGCCGCGATCGCCTGGATCTGGCAGCAGCCGGGCGTCTCCACCGTCATCCCCGGCGCCCGCAACACCGACCAGGCAGCGGCCAACGCCGCCGCCGGGCTGGTCGACGCGCTGCCGGCGTCGTTCCTCGACGGCGTGCGGGAGCTCTACGACCGGCGGATCCGCGAGCAGGTGCACGGGCGCTGGTGA
- a CDS encoding PAS and ANTAR domain-containing protein, which yields MDRRVAGDGFSASHASVVGHYTYLPASDSWTWSDEVFRIHGFEPHEVVPTSALVLRHIHADDRAAAKESRAAALERHQPFSLLHRIITAQGQERVVMSAGHVERGPDGGPVVSGHLIDLTDVRRSAVDDELDDAVVDFVVHRAVIEQAKGVLTQLYSVDTDTAFAILRVFSMHTHTRIREVADHLVAAASVDDTPTKGLAPPAHDMLERLFPGRGTAQA from the coding sequence GTGGACCGACGGGTGGCGGGAGACGGATTCTCGGCGTCGCACGCGTCCGTGGTCGGGCACTACACCTACCTCCCGGCCTCCGACTCGTGGACGTGGTCGGACGAGGTGTTCCGGATCCACGGGTTCGAGCCGCACGAGGTGGTGCCCACCAGCGCACTGGTGCTGCGACACATCCACGCGGACGACCGGGCGGCCGCCAAGGAGTCGCGCGCCGCCGCGCTCGAGCGCCACCAGCCGTTCTCCCTGCTCCACCGCATCATCACCGCGCAGGGGCAGGAACGCGTCGTGATGTCGGCGGGTCACGTCGAGCGCGGCCCCGACGGAGGACCGGTGGTGTCGGGCCACCTGATCGACCTCACCGACGTCCGCCGCTCCGCCGTCGACGACGAGCTCGACGACGCGGTCGTCGACTTCGTGGTCCACCGCGCCGTCATCGAGCAGGCCAAGGGCGTGCTGACCCAGCTCTACAGCGTGGACACCGACACCGCGTTCGCGATCCTGCGGGTCTTCTCGATGCACACCCACACCCGGATCCGCGAGGTGGCCGACCACCTCGTCGCGGCCGCGAGCGTCGACGACACTCCCACCAAGGGCCTGGCGCCGCCCGCGCACGACATGCTCGAGCGGCTGTTCCCCGGCAGGGGCACTGCTCAGGCCTGA
- a CDS encoding universal stress protein, producing MSIVVAYADTPPGHAAVAAALVESARESEPVVLVPAVRGAAVPDSDELARRWPAGGDRLTVERADLGDPADAVVQVAQRLDARLVVLGLRERTPVGKLVFGSTAQRILLEATCPVLAVKPGQA from the coding sequence GTGAGCATCGTCGTCGCCTACGCCGACACCCCGCCCGGCCACGCCGCGGTCGCCGCCGCGCTCGTCGAGTCCGCTCGCGAGTCCGAGCCGGTCGTGCTGGTCCCGGCCGTGCGCGGGGCAGCGGTGCCTGACTCCGACGAGCTCGCCCGGCGCTGGCCGGCCGGGGGTGACCGGCTCACGGTCGAGCGCGCCGACCTCGGCGACCCGGCGGACGCCGTCGTCCAGGTCGCCCAGCGCCTCGATGCCCGGCTGGTCGTGCTCGGCCTGCGCGAGCGCACCCCGGTCGGCAAGCTCGTGTTTGGCAGCACCGCGCAGCGGATCCTCCTGGAGGCGACGTGCCCGGTGCTGGCGGTCAAGCCGGGTCAGGCCTGA
- a CDS encoding tripartite tricarboxylate transporter permease: MTDAAFSALASLADPSLLLMLAVGVLAGLVIGLIPGLGGTGAVAILLPVTFGMDPEPALAMLIGALAVVHTSDTVAAVLLGAPGSASASVTMLDGYSMARQGQAKRALSLAFLSSMAGGLIGAVGLTLAIPLARPMVLSFGSPELFMLTILGVSLAAVLSRGNVVKGLTAGFLGLLLGLVGTSPTTAEERFSFGSLFLSDGVSLVAVALGIFGLAEIASRVGQRTITEQPVELTGGWGSGIREWLTHWTHVIRGALIGIWAGVLPGVGATAGTWLAYGQAVATAKDKRKFGKGDPRGIVGPESANNSVEAGDLIPTFLFGIPGGVPSAMLLGMLLTYGIQPGPAIVTEHLDLMYLIVWAFAIASVAGAFLCFLATGSLAKLTKVPFAVLGPGLLVIMLLGAFQEGGQIGDLWVMVLLGVVGFFLKATGMPRAPFLIGFVLAIPMERYYYLTANLYDGVSWMARPGVLVFAAVLVVPVLWSLVKRLRGTAGQADDGHRDEHEADDDHGLDDLEGSMAGTTWSAALAAIAALVFAGALWLSGSFSEEAALMPRLVAGGGLVLALVLSWQELRTRRGRPADAPAEPVADEPLGGGGTAVLTRPATVVDTKALTRQRDLVIAGRTFAAMATFLVLVMLGGYLAATLVFVPAFLLYAARARTRTAIVYTLVLGVVLLALPSLLPVDLPMGVLQ, encoded by the coding sequence ATGACTGACGCTGCCTTCTCCGCCCTGGCCTCCCTGGCCGACCCCTCGCTCCTCCTCATGCTCGCCGTCGGCGTGCTCGCCGGCCTGGTGATCGGCCTGATCCCCGGCCTCGGCGGGACCGGCGCCGTGGCGATCCTGCTGCCGGTCACGTTCGGCATGGACCCCGAGCCCGCGCTCGCGATGCTGATCGGCGCCCTCGCCGTGGTGCACACCTCCGACACCGTCGCGGCGGTCCTGCTCGGCGCGCCCGGCTCCGCGTCGGCGAGCGTGACGATGCTCGACGGCTACTCGATGGCCCGGCAGGGACAGGCCAAGCGCGCCCTGTCGCTGGCCTTCCTCTCCTCCATGGCCGGCGGCCTCATCGGCGCGGTCGGCCTGACGCTCGCGATCCCGCTGGCGCGGCCGATGGTGCTGTCGTTCGGCAGCCCCGAGCTGTTCATGCTGACCATCCTCGGTGTCTCGCTCGCCGCCGTGCTGTCGCGCGGCAACGTGGTCAAGGGCCTGACCGCCGGTTTCCTCGGGCTGCTGCTGGGCCTGGTCGGCACCTCGCCGACGACGGCCGAGGAGCGGTTCTCCTTCGGCTCGCTGTTCCTCAGCGACGGGGTCTCGCTGGTCGCGGTGGCGCTCGGCATCTTCGGCCTCGCCGAGATCGCCAGCCGCGTCGGGCAGCGCACGATCACCGAGCAGCCGGTCGAGCTCACCGGCGGCTGGGGCTCGGGCATCCGCGAGTGGCTGACCCACTGGACCCACGTGATCCGCGGTGCGCTCATCGGCATCTGGGCCGGCGTGCTCCCGGGCGTCGGCGCGACCGCCGGCACCTGGCTGGCGTACGGCCAGGCGGTGGCGACCGCGAAGGACAAGCGGAAGTTCGGCAAGGGCGACCCGCGCGGCATCGTCGGCCCGGAGAGCGCCAACAACTCCGTCGAGGCCGGCGACCTGATCCCCACGTTCCTCTTCGGCATCCCCGGCGGCGTGCCGTCCGCGATGCTGCTCGGGATGCTGCTGACCTACGGCATCCAGCCGGGGCCCGCGATCGTCACCGAGCACCTCGACCTGATGTACCTCATCGTCTGGGCGTTCGCGATCGCCTCGGTCGCCGGTGCGTTCCTCTGCTTCCTCGCCACCGGCTCGCTGGCCAAGCTCACCAAGGTGCCGTTCGCGGTCCTCGGCCCCGGCCTGCTCGTGATCATGCTGCTCGGCGCGTTCCAGGAGGGCGGCCAGATCGGCGACCTGTGGGTGATGGTGCTGCTGGGCGTCGTCGGCTTCTTCCTCAAGGCGACGGGCATGCCGCGCGCGCCGTTCCTGATCGGCTTCGTGCTCGCCATCCCGATGGAGCGCTACTACTACCTCACCGCCAACCTCTACGACGGGGTGAGCTGGATGGCCCGCCCGGGCGTGCTGGTCTTCGCCGCGGTGCTGGTCGTGCCGGTCCTCTGGTCGCTGGTCAAGCGGCTGCGCGGCACCGCCGGGCAGGCCGACGACGGCCACCGTGACGAGCACGAGGCCGACGACGACCACGGCCTCGACGACCTCGAGGGCTCGATGGCCGGTACGACTTGGTCGGCGGCGCTCGCGGCGATCGCTGCGCTGGTCTTCGCCGGTGCGCTGTGGCTGAGCGGCTCGTTCTCCGAGGAGGCAGCGCTGATGCCGCGGCTGGTCGCCGGCGGCGGCCTGGTCCTCGCGCTCGTGCTCTCGTGGCAGGAGCTGCGGACCCGACGAGGCCGCCCGGCGGATGCTCCGGCCGAGCCGGTCGCCGACGAGCCGCTCGGTGGGGGAGGCACCGCCGTGCTGACCCGACCTGCGACGGTCGTCGACACCAAGGCGCTGACCCGTCAGCGCGACCTGGTGATCGCCGGACGCACCTTCGCCGCGATGGCGACGTTCCTCGTGCTGGTGATGCTGGGCGGCTACCTCGCCGCCACGCTGGTCTTCGTCCCGGCCTTCCTGCTCTACGCGGCGCGGGCCCGCACCCGGACCGCGATCGTCTACACCCTCGTCCTCGGGGTCGTGCTGCTCGCGCTGCCGTCCCTGCTGCCCGTGGACCTGCCGATGGGAGTCCTCCAGTGA
- a CDS encoding Bug family tripartite tricarboxylate transporter substrate binding protein, producing the protein MTQHVPEPDRPAPSPRVAASVVAGFTALAVGVSLVGGGLLNPAASTTDGDYAGETVEMMIPLAEGGGTDTWARFVATELTHEVPGSPGLAPVNDDGGEGILGTNHFMSSARADGTEVLVSTASTVVPYLLGMPSVRYDFSDLRPILANGTGAVVYARTGAGVRGVKDLVDRDKPLVFGGIAATSLDLTTLLAFDLLGADVKATFGFEGRGPVNLALQRGEVDIDYQTTSSYGPAVQPLVDDGTAVPLFSLGQVDEDNAVVRDPNFPDVPTVVEVYEELNGIRPDADALATYTAILALTYTYQKALWVPEDTPDEALELLRSTAEEMGADPAFQTSAAEVLGGYPIDASTDLAERIGDAYRVDDDVREDVLDLLASDYDITID; encoded by the coding sequence ATGACCCAGCACGTCCCCGAGCCGGACCGTCCGGCACCGAGCCCGCGGGTCGCCGCGTCCGTCGTCGCCGGCTTCACGGCGCTCGCGGTCGGCGTCTCGCTGGTCGGCGGCGGCCTGCTCAACCCGGCTGCCTCCACGACCGACGGCGACTACGCCGGCGAGACCGTCGAGATGATGATCCCGCTCGCCGAGGGCGGAGGCACCGACACCTGGGCGCGCTTCGTCGCGACCGAGCTGACCCACGAGGTCCCGGGCTCGCCCGGCCTGGCGCCGGTGAACGACGACGGTGGCGAGGGCATCCTCGGCACCAACCACTTCATGTCCTCGGCGCGCGCCGACGGCACCGAGGTGCTGGTGAGCACGGCCTCGACCGTCGTGCCGTACCTGCTCGGCATGCCGTCGGTGCGCTACGACTTCTCCGACCTCAGGCCGATCCTGGCCAACGGCACCGGCGCGGTCGTCTACGCCCGCACGGGCGCCGGGGTGCGCGGGGTGAAGGACCTCGTCGACCGGGACAAGCCGCTCGTGTTCGGCGGGATCGCCGCCACCAGCCTGGACCTCACCACGCTCCTCGCCTTCGACCTGCTCGGCGCCGACGTGAAGGCGACCTTCGGCTTCGAGGGCCGCGGGCCGGTCAACCTCGCGCTCCAGCGCGGCGAGGTCGACATCGACTACCAGACCACGTCGTCCTACGGACCGGCCGTGCAGCCGCTGGTGGACGACGGCACGGCCGTGCCGCTCTTCTCGCTCGGCCAGGTCGACGAGGACAACGCGGTGGTCCGCGACCCGAACTTCCCGGACGTCCCGACCGTGGTCGAGGTCTACGAGGAGCTCAACGGCATCCGGCCCGACGCCGACGCGCTCGCGACCTACACCGCGATCCTCGCGCTGACCTACACGTACCAGAAGGCCCTCTGGGTCCCTGAGGACACTCCCGACGAGGCGCTCGAGCTGCTGCGCTCGACCGCCGAGGAGATGGGCGCCGACCCGGCGTTCCAGACGTCGGCCGCCGAGGTGCTCGGGGGTTACCCGATCGACGCCTCCACCGACCTCGCCGAGCGGATCGGCGACGCCTACCGCGTCGACGACGACGTCCGCGAGGACGTCCTCGACCTGCTCGCCTCCGACTACGACATCACGATCGACTGA
- a CDS encoding PrpF domain-containing protein, with protein sequence MREIEATWMRGGTSKCWVFRRDDLRVPDLSVDEVLLRLYGSPDHRQVDGVGGGTSTTSKAVILAPSDDPEVDVDYTFAQVGIDEAKVDWGSNCGNCSAVVAPFAIREGWVATTAPETSVRVRNTNTGQVILQSVPTPRGRLEEGATEHIPGVPFPGAPVRMGFLDPAGRSTGRLFPTGRERDRLSDAVGGVSVTLVDAGAPVVAVRAADVGLRGDEEIADLDVVPGLLEHLDAVRREAGVLMGLADSEEAVERAVPKLAVVSAPTEAEGPETDLTVRMLSMGRFHPAVPVTGSVALTLAAGSAGTVVHEVVAPDRPDEGLRLDTPAGCVRTFVEQHDGSPVVGVVRTYRRLASGSVLLPDPPLLPSVSA encoded by the coding sequence ATGCGCGAGATCGAGGCGACGTGGATGCGCGGGGGGACCAGCAAGTGCTGGGTGTTCCGCCGCGACGACCTGCGGGTCCCGGACCTGTCCGTCGACGAGGTGCTGCTGCGGCTCTACGGGAGCCCCGACCACCGCCAGGTGGACGGCGTGGGCGGCGGCACCTCCACCACCAGCAAGGCCGTCATCCTCGCTCCGTCGGACGACCCCGAGGTCGACGTGGACTACACGTTCGCCCAGGTCGGCATCGACGAGGCGAAGGTCGACTGGGGCAGCAACTGCGGCAACTGCTCGGCCGTGGTCGCGCCGTTCGCGATCCGCGAGGGCTGGGTGGCGACGACCGCGCCCGAGACCTCGGTCCGGGTGCGCAACACCAACACCGGCCAGGTGATCCTCCAGTCGGTGCCGACCCCGCGCGGCCGGCTCGAGGAGGGCGCCACCGAGCACATCCCCGGAGTCCCGTTCCCGGGAGCACCGGTGCGGATGGGCTTCCTCGACCCGGCCGGTCGCAGCACCGGCCGCCTCTTCCCGACCGGGAGGGAGCGCGACCGCCTGTCCGACGCGGTCGGTGGCGTGAGCGTCACCCTCGTCGACGCGGGCGCGCCGGTCGTCGCGGTCCGGGCCGCCGACGTCGGCCTCCGTGGCGACGAGGAGATCGCCGACCTCGACGTGGTGCCCGGGCTGCTCGAGCACCTCGACGCCGTACGCCGTGAGGCGGGCGTGCTGATGGGGCTGGCCGACTCGGAGGAGGCCGTCGAGCGTGCCGTGCCGAAGCTCGCCGTGGTGTCCGCGCCCACGGAGGCGGAGGGGCCGGAGACCGACCTCACCGTGCGGATGCTGTCGATGGGCCGCTTCCACCCGGCCGTGCCGGTCACCGGCTCCGTCGCCCTCACCCTCGCGGCCGGCAGCGCCGGGACCGTCGTCCACGAGGTCGTGGCGCCCGATCGCCCCGACGAGGGCCTGCGCCTCGACACCCCCGCCGGGTGTGTCCGCACCTTCGTGGAGCAGCACGACGGCTCGCCGGTCGTCGGCGTGGTGCGGACCTACCGCCGCCTCGCGTCCGGCTCGGTGCTACTGCCCGACCCGCCCCTGCTGCCGTCGGTGTCCGCATGA